The DNA region CTGCTCGCCATGTTAGCAATCAGTTTGCCAGAATGTGCCAGGGAACGTACCGAGAGTTCGACAGAGTAGAGGGTGAGCAAATTATCCATCTCCTCGCACTCTGCAATGCCAACGTCGATGCCTCGCTTGATGGCGCCGACTCgttcgtcctcctcctggaATCGGGcgagccagccgccagcctgGGCCTTGTTCAGCTCCCTTTCGAGATCGGCCTTCATCTCCTCCATGCTCTGCGCCCGCATGCGATCCCCCGGGACCCAGCCGAAATAGTCGAGCCACTTGCCAAACTCCTCACTCCGGCCATCCAAGAACGTCGGGTCTATACCAAGCGATTGCATGTATTTGGCATCATTTCCCGCAACGACTGACCGCCCAGAAGGCTCTGCCTTTCGAGGCTCTTCCTTTTTggctggcgtggcggccgtctccGTGCTCGCCTTCTTCGTGAGCTGATTCGACGCTGACGGCGTGATCTTTACTTCAGGGATAGGCGAGTCACCCTCAGCTGGTTTGGAGGCTTCTGGCGCCTCTGACTTTTGGTCCTTTGACACGGGGCGAGGTGGGGCTGGTACGACTCCTGTGATGCCATCTGGCCCctccatggccgtcttgctCTGCGCCTGGCGAAGGCGatctccagcgccgccgggacgcgggcggAACGCGTTCGCCGCGTTGGCAGCCTTCCAGAGAGCTCCGGCGATGTCACCCTTGGAACGCTTGGCCTTGATCATGGGCCCCAGTCCGGGTCTCGCCTCCTCTTCCGGAATATCTGGCACAGGCGGGACATCTGTGGCGGTAGGAGTTGAAGCCGTCGGAGTCGTGGGTTGCGAGATGGTGGCAATAGATGCAGCTGCAGTTCCTCCTACAGACAGTCCGGGCATGGGCGATTCTGACTTCATGGTGGTGTcgagcggcgccatggccggtgGCGGAATGTCTCGTTCCTTGAAGGCGCTAGGCAACGTGGGAGGTCCACGCTCCTGGCCAGGAGCCGAGCCCTTTCTCGGCGACATCCGATCTGTGCTtcttggtggcggcgcgacgggaTCTCGCTTGTTAGCAGGACTCATGAGCGGTGGGGGTACCAGATCCCGGTCTTGAGGGCGAGAAGGGTCCATGGGTGGCCTTCTTCTCTCGGGCGGTGGCTTCTCGTCCGTCTGCGGCTGAGGAGGCGTGCGAGTGCCCGCTGGCGGCTCAGACGGCTCTCTGGACTCTCCAAACCGCGCAAAGGCTCCAGGCCCGGCCATCCCGTTGCGGGAGCGAGGAGGTATGCTGGAGGTATCATCACTCCGGTTGGCAAAAGAGTCCTGACTCCTGTTGTTCTGGGCGGTCCatcgaggcgcgggcggtcTCTCGCCCGAGCGTGTCGAGTCGAAGCTAGCGGCTGGGGAGTTCGAGCCGTTCAAAGGAGGCCGCACGATCGGGGGCTTTTGGAAACGCGGCTGCTCTGGAGTGCTCAATGCCGAGGGCACAGGCGGTACTGGCGCGGTGGGAGGAGCGGTCGGCTGGCCAAGGGGCTGTTCCAGCGGCggaggccgcggcgccgcggcggctggccgtcttCCAGCACCGAGAACCTGATCGAGCTCGCGTTGGTCGAAGCCGCTCAGCTCAGGGATCTTGCCGCCCGTGTACTTGCCGTAGATCTTGATCAGGCTCGCGATGAAGAacttcttctccttgtcggTCTGGGCCTGCCAATAGTATGGCTTGCCGAGGGTGACGAGGAAGCCGGTGTCGCCGCCCCATTGGCGGTTGTTAGGGGTCACCTGGGGGCCGGTATAGGACTCAATCTGGGAGAGGTCGTCAAGATTCCACGACTTGCCGATGGAAAAAGTGCCGGTGGGGTTCTCCTTGGATTTGTGCATGCGGACTCGGCCCGACTTTCgaacggcgacgatgatgactcGGGGCTTCTCAGAGTCGGGGGTCCGAGCttgcggaggcggcggtgttgTGGGATGGGAGGAGTATTCGGTGATTCGGATATGCGTGATGTAGGTCTCGAGCACTGCATTGTGTCAGCCGGTCACGTCGCCTTGGCTCCCACCTCACTGTCGGGGTACCCGTCCGGGTCGTtgagcggcgccggcatcacaTCCGGAGTGGGGGTCTGAATTCTGGATACGTACGTGACCCATCGGAATCTTTCTTGTTGAAGCAGCTGTCGATGATGCGGCGCTTCTCGTCTTCGAACCGCTCCGCccgcgtggcggccgcgccagGCCCGTTTGCGCGGTCCATGAGTGCGCGGCTTGGGAGGCGGGATCATGAAGGGGCGTCCAACGCAAGACGGCGGTCGGGCATGTTTTTGTTgcggaggagcggcggctcgtGGCAAGGCGtgtacgtgcgtgcgtctcGCGCAAGCTACGTGTgcgccgtcgtggctcggaggggggggtggtgAGAGAGAAGTTGTCGTGGCTAGGAGACAGGTATGTATGGGAGTATGGATGGGGAGTCGCCAATCAGCCCAAGGAGGCGGGACAAGGAGGTTGCAATGCAATTGCGAGCAGCAGAGCACGGCCAGAGGAGCTTGGGTGGGTTTCCCGGCTCCAGCGCGGCAGCCACTGAGCGACGGCCACTGACGGGGCTGCAGGTTGTGCCGCAGCGATTTGATCGTCACAAGGTGGTGCTAAGGGGTGACTTGGAATGGATCACTCGACGGAAGGGTGGCAGCTGACAGGCTTTTGTGTGCAGCTTCCAAAGACGGTTCAAATGAGGGAAATGAATATTCTACTCGAAGCTTTGGCTATTGTTGATTCATAATGATCAGGTTCGTACCTAATGACACAGGATGCCATGTATGGTCGCTGTAGCGGTCTATCGCAGCTGTGGAGCTTGGAGCCCCCCAGGTGCCGTGCTTGGTGCGACAGAACTTCCTCTCACTGagaggcgcggcagcagtTCCATGGAACCTTTTACAGTATACAGTACCAAGCACACAGTGACTagggtcgccggcgacggcaccaagaATGGATGTCGGCCTGCGCTCGACGTGAAACTTTAAATTGGCATTGCACGCTTTCTTTCCTTTGCTCCGGCGCGTATCAAGCACCATTTCAGGTCCCTGTCCGGCCGTCGGCCCAGCCCCGCGGCATCGAAGCGAGCTGCCCATGCCCAGTATATAGTAATCTACCTAGAGCCGCTTCTCGACGATCTCCTTAACTTTGGCCAggtccagcgcctcgacgtgcCTGCCCTTGAAGCCCGTCATGCTCTCCGCCATGGCTAGGGAGTTATAGATGGCCTCCTCcgtcgcgtcggccgccgcctcgaacAGGCCGTTGATGGTATCGTTGTCTGTCATCTGCACAGCCCTTGCGAGAGGCTGGTACGGGTTGAGCCCTGGCCCGTTGGACATGGACAGCTCCTGCGAGGGCACCTTGTTGCCCGTggagaaggccaagaagatgTCGCCGGACGTGTTGCTGCCGTAACCGCCGACCTTGCCCAGACCGACCGTCGCTCGCGTCgccaggcgctgcagctggaTGGGGATGAGAGGCGCGTccgtcgcgacgacgatgatgatgctgccgtccttgcgcggctccttgctgctgctgctgctgccgctgccgccagcgggTTGTtccgcggccgacggggcAATGCCCTCGTCCTGGAGGATCTTGCCGATGGGGACACCCCCGATGCGAAGCGTGTCTTGGGAGCCGTAATTCGCCTGGACCAGGACGCCCACCGTGTAGTCGACCACCTTGCCGTCCACGTCAAAGCCCTTGACGATGCGGCTACTGGACCCAGTGCCGCCCTTCCAGCGGTGGCAGATCATGCCGGTGCCGCCTCCCGTGTTGCCCTCGGGCACGCGGTCAGCGGTGGCGCTCTTGATGCCTTGCATGACATGCTCCGGGGTAACGGCAAAGGCCGCGGGATCGCTCAGGTAGCCGTCGAAAGTCTCGGCGACCAGTGGGAACATGAAGAGGTCCATGTCGCCTTGCTCGTTGCGATGGTAGCGATAGCAGTACTCGGTCACGCCGCGAtagccctcgccgacggacgaggtcgcggtgatgatgatgggcgacgCGAGCAGGCCCGTCTCGTTGAGCCAGTGCGAGCCCGTCATCTCGCCGCAGCCATTGAAGCGGAAGACGCCGGCGAAGCTCGAGTACTCGTGCCAGTTCCTGCGCGGCAGTATGGTGGTGACGCCCGTGTGGACGTTTGCATCCGGCTCGATGGACTGCGTGTGCACCAGCACGCCGGGCACGTCGGTGATGGAGTTGAGCCGGCCGGGCGACCACTTGCCGAGATACAGCTTCGGGATGACATGGCGGATGCGagcgcggccggccttggcgggcTGCGACATGATGGGGGCTCGCGCGATGACCGTGATGGGTGGTGACTGGATAGGGAGGGGGATGGTGAAGGTTGTCGTCCCAAGTTGGCTCCCGGATGGACTTGCCACAGCTCACCGGCCCGCGTCACAGTTGAGGATGAGGTGGTCTTATACACTTCCGCTTGCAACGCAGCGTCGCAACTTGCCCCTCCACGCGCGAAGAAGAGCGGAgctggcgatgatgatgcggccgGTCGCAGGGGTACGGCACCCTTCCGCGCCCCATAATCGTATCTCGTCGTAACGTCCCACGTTTTTGACtcactcggcggcggcagtctgAACTACGCACACACTCTCTGGCCTGAATTTTTAAGCCACCGATGACTTCTCAAATCGACAGACGCGCTCCATCTACGCAGTTAGTTACTATTATGGTGGCTTCGTACGTAGAGCCCGTGATAGCAAGTGGTGATGGggatgtacttcgtagggGCATCCGAACACCGAGTATTGAGGCTCGTCGAATTATTCCGCACGCGAGGAAACGGAAATCTagcgtacgaagtacccgTTGTCCATGTACAACACAATGCCTGATTGGATGCACGGGGGTATGACAGTCACACCCACAACGATGGTGGTTAGGGGTGCCGTGTTCCTTGGCCTCTTCCAAAGTTACCTGAGGTGCGCGTCGTCTGCAATCTGATCTGCGGAACAGGCGCACCGAAGCCGATTGGCCGGTGTGGACTGAAACCATGCCCGCGCCACGGGCCACGGAACGGATTTCCGATATGGTTCGCCAGCATGTGAACATGAGCCGCGAGTAACGTCAGTATCTTGAGATTTCTCGAATATGCTCGGCTCCCAATGCGCTGTCGAGTTGTTATCCCAGGCTCATGTCGTCGTGACTACGTACCATCCTGGCTGACTCttgggcagcgtcgccgccggggccacTTCCACAGACTCCAGTCCAGACTCCAGAGGCCCCTGTCCGAGTTCCAGCATGATCGCCTTGGCACGACATCGCTCGAGCACGTAACTGAGGGGGATATGCTTTGCAATATCAATCAGTGTCTTTCGGAGCTACTTGCTTCATAGGTAACGAAGCATCATGGGGTCTGAGACACAACGCGGGGATACGCATGCGGGGGGTTGGATGCAGACGACTGTTGATTCAACCCCGCAACCGTTGCTGCCAACCGCGCACCTTTTTCCAGGATACCTACCGTTTTGCGTCGAACATTCGCGAGGGAGAGAGTACGAGAGTAGCTTCAACGTTGTTTTCCTTGCTTGGGTGGCTCCATGTCGTGGTTcttcgggggggggggcccacGGACTTTGTGGTCCTGGTCGGATCCGAGCCGCGCCGTGAGCCAACCGGATCGATACCCGGCAGGGAGAGCGATGCAGCATAGCGCGCACAAAAGTACGTACGAGAGTGGGTGCAATTAAAAAAGGGAGAACAAGGGGGCTAATGTATGGCGTTGAATTGGGCATTTGCTGTACACAGGCCTGCATGACCCCCCGTTTCTACCGCAGCGCTCCTTCAGGAAGCATTTCCCAGATGCGGTCGGGTACAAGTTCCAATGCACGAGCTATAGACCGAGATCCGCCGActtatacgaagtactttcTGGCCCGATATAGTTGGCATTTAATCAGTCTCAGGTCGGCATAAAATTGACCCACGACGCCACTATTTACCGCCGATATACTGACTGTTCTCCAGGTGTTACAGCCCAGGGTTGACTATCAAACCGCAATGCCCCATCCTCCTTGAGTTGCCACGGGTCGATGTACACGCACATCTCGATCGCCGTCGCATTTAAGCAAAAGACTCGCAAGATGATGTATAACTCTGAACGGTGCTCTGCGTGGTGTTTCTGCTCCATCTATATCCCGTGAGTCAGCACTTTCGCTGTAACAGTGGGTACCCAGGCTTACAAGTCTATACTGCTTCCCACTGACATAGAACGGTGTCTCGAGTGGTCCAGTAGTGGTTTTGACTTCCAAGAAGTACTTGGGCCGAGCACCGCGCCACTCGCTCTCTTCGAGGTGACCGCAGCCAATGAGCATGTCCGTAAAGTGGCCTTCTATATCGTCGTAGACTAGATCCGAGGTTTCGCTCGCCGTCCATGCTTGCATGTCTGCGTACTCAGGGAGAGCCTTCGCATAAGTCCTGATCCTGCTCTGCCAGTTGTTGTGGCTCCAACCTGGCAGTTCCAGTCTTTTCAGAAGCTCGAACACCTGTCCAGGAACAACCCGCCACTTATTAGTCTAGGACGAGGCAAGTTTTGGGTCAGCAAGACTTACGTAGAGTTCTCCAGCCGCGCCTACTTTCTTGTCTCGCTCGAATTGGCTACTTGATCGAAACGTAGGACGGACTTCCAAGCCGTCAAAGCTTATCACCTCACTCGGCGTAGTGTATGTGGGCAAGGTCTCTCGTAAGCTCCGGAGGTCGAAGTGACCTTGAGATGGAAACGATGCCCGCTGGGCCGCAGCGACTACTCTATTCAAGAGCTCGGAGTATCGTGTATCGTCGGCAATGCTGTTTCTCTCATTGATCGTTAAATCAGGATCGGTCTGCTCTATCGAAGAAGGTCTATCGTGTCCGAAAAATTGCGGAGAATGGAGACGCATTGTAGGTCGATAAGGACGGGACGGCTGCGTGTGATGAGACATGTGACTTTGATGGGTAGTTGTCTCTACCAATGTCTCTGTATGACTTTCCCCAACTGGCGAATCGGGACCGCTGATAGTTCCCAAGAGCGGATGGGGCCTCAAAATCTCAGGGTGGTCTTCGCGAAGTCTGCGGGACTGCTCAAGACCGTCTGTTGATTGCCGCCCCTGTTGACGATCGACGTCATTTTCCACGTCCTCCTGTGCAACATCCCGAGAATCGTCGTGCTCTGTTTCTGAATCTTCAGGATCTGTATTGTGAATAGACAGCTGTATGATGCCCAAGCGATCGAGGATCTCGTCCAATGCGAAGCGACCACAAGTGAACACAGCTGTCAGCGCCTTGACAGCGTCATCGTCCACATCGTCTGTGTTGTTCGTTGTTGGATCTCGCATGAGCCACTCGGCAAACTTGCGAGGCAAGACTGTACTGAAACATAGCTCCTGCGATGTTTTCTGTCTGGGTACGTAAATGACCAGTCCTTCCGGTGTCTCATCAATGTGCTCGTTCCCAGCCGCCTCTTCGACGACCGTTGTCTTGTTGTTCTGCTGTATGAGGAAACTGGTGAAAATGCCATCTGTTGCTTTGACTGTCATTGAGCTCAACGTTTCGTACAAACCTGATGAGCTAATTTGATACCGGGTGGTACGGAACGTTGCTGCAATTCTAATGACATAATGGGGATCAGCGACCAAGCCTGGTGCGTCACATAGGCCCAAAACTTACCGAAGGATGTGATACGCTTTGTGCCTCAAACTTCGAGGTCCGTTTGTGATCCGTTGCCCAGAATTCTCGGGGACGGAAGTGAATTCCTTGACGCAATAGGACAAATATCGATCCGTGAGGTTCAGCCAGTCGAACAACGGCTTTAGGCGATGGACGTCTTCCAGGTCATAGTCCAAGAGAGCGATCTTGTCCTTGAACTTGTCACTCAGATAGTCTCTGTCCCCAATAGCAAAATCGATTGCCGCAGATCGCAGTGTGGTTGTACCGTTGCAATAGCTCACAGGAAATACATCAGCCTCCCTAATTGGCTTTGGGTCCAGAGAGGTGCCTTTCTCTGTCGCAAGTAGACTGCTGAGCGACGTAATAAGTATTCTGAGGTCGGCAACATCCCGCTCAGGCTTCGGTTGTCTGAGCTCGTCGTATATTAGCTGGAGAGTAAGCAACCTGACGCCCACAGTTTTGACGAAGAATGTCTTCAGCTCTTCATAGTCGGCGTCCAAAGTTACTTTGCCCCGGATAGACGTAGTGCTCGACCACAAACAGTCTGTTGTCTTATACCAACTCCACTGATTGTGTTTTTGGGCGTAGATGAGAGCCTTGTCATTGAATGCCAGTCTGACGCGTGTCAGTATTCTGAATAACAATAGTGTTAGGGAGCTATCGACTTGCCTTTGTTGCGGACCTGTCCCCAGTGAATCCAGATATTCATAAAGACGTTTTATGCGAGTGAAGTCCGTACAGTCAATCAATCTGAGGTTTTGCAGCTCGGCTATCAGATGGTCAGAGGAAGCTGCCGGCATGAGCACAGTCCTGCAGAATAAATTTTCAATATTCGCTAGTTGTTCTTCTCCGAGGGTCCTCGCGTAGAGACTTCGCAGAGAGTATTTCGTCGTCATGTCCGGTGGTGCACGCCAAAGGCAGTCCGGTGATTTTGACCAAGATGTATTATTATTGTCTGGGATGAGGACACCAGACTGAGAGAAAAAGGTCCTATATGACCAATCAGAATGCCATCATGCCGCAAAGTAGAATAAACCTACCTGACTGCCTGGCTCGCAGACTCTTTAGATGCCTTTGTAGCAGTCGTGAGCTTGGCATTGATGGCTTGATATAGATCAAGTATGCACTGCGTTTGAAGGATTGATGGTGAACTGGGACAAGATTTCTGAATGTGGTGTAAAAGTCGAAGAAGGAAATGCACTGAGTCCTCAGCTCCCACGCCGAAATACTTCCTCATGAAATCCCACTTAACGCCGAGCACGTTGCTTGTGTCTTCAGATCGCTCGAATCGAAGAAATGGGAACTGGTCAGGGTGTTCCATGTACTGCTTGGCGAGACTGGTGAGCCTTTCAGGCGGAAGCCAAGTGTCTCTGAGTTTGACTTCGAAATTTGCTCCGCAAAGTCCTCTGGCGGGAAGGTTCCCCATCATTTGCTGAAGATTTGCACTGTCCCTTATGCGCTGGCCTTCCGCTTTCCAGAGAAACTCAAGCATCCCGAGAAACTTTTCTGGTCTATGCTTCAGTACGTATTGGGAAGTTTCAGATAGCTTCATGTTGCTGTCTTTGTCCAATAGTCGCAGCTGGCTTCGTACACCAACTGATTCGTGAAGCCAATCTTGCCATGACGGATGGTCTGCGGATGGTTTGTCTGGCGGATCTCGCACGTACTGCTGGTGCGCAAATATAATAGGAAGGCCTGGAGCCGAATCGCTTTGTGATAGGAGACTCTGCGGCCCGTACATGTGATTCGAGCAAGAGAGATATACATCGCTCACATGCGGCCAAACTCGGGAATTGTTTTCCCGAATTAGAATAACTTTGCCGAAAATTTCGTTGGAGCCTCTGGTAGCGTGGTTGGATCGTGGCTGCGATGTTTGATAGAGGAACCGCAGATGTGCGTCGAAAGACCTGATGAGACGAGGACCTTGTGTCAAGGAGGTGAACTTTTGGAGTATAGAGTCTCTGATCATTCTAATTGACGCCTCATTCACACTAAGACTCTTGAATAGGGCCTTGCGATCCTGATTTGATGTTGCCCTTGGTTCGAGGATATTCATGTCCACGTCCTCTGGAATCATGACGCCATTTGCTTCGGGAAAATATACCGTTGATGATAAAGAAGAGACCCAGTTCCCGTCTCGTAGTGGAATCAAGTCAAGTCGTTTTAAACGCTCCCAAAGATCTGGATTTGCCAAAATCCTCAGAAGCAACTTCGCAACGACAGTATGCCATTCTTCAGTCGTATCTCTCCCGCGCATTTTCGAATCCGAGGCATGGATATCATTCTCTACCATGTCGACAAACATGAAAAAATTCAATAATTTAAGGCCATATGGTTTTAAAATCCGGGTCATGGAGTGTGAATATTCCGGCGATAAAAAGAGATCATCGGCTGTCTCAAGCACCGGAGTGCCGTCTGCAAGTCTTGCATCATCCGAAAGTATCGAAACCTCTCTTATTCGACGTAGGTCTATCCGGCGCCTGGACCTCAGCACAGGAGTGGCCTTGATCTCCTCTGCAATCTTGTTGTTTAGACGCGACCAAAAAGCACTAGTGCTTGATTCTTCTTCCAGGGATGGAAGAAATGATGGCCACACGTAACAAAGTCTGGAGTCCTCACAGAACTGCAAGACAGCCTCCACGAAGGTTTTGGCAATCCATTCCAGGAGGTTAAGATTCCGTTTCGACGTAGTAATGACGTCCTCGCGACTGGAATTCGTGTCGAAATCGGAATGAATGAGGAACTTGTGGAAATGTGAGCGTGCGGTTCCTATGCCGAGAACAGGAAATGGCCAAAAAGATTGAACTGACCCTATAATCGAGTTTCCGTATTGGCAGAAAGGCAAAAACATACTGCTTTTGATAGACCATTGGCCTCGAGTTCTCCGTCAAGGGGAAGGCCAAAACGATTTCTGCGGTGCTAACAATGGTTTCCCCTTTCGCTGAGTCTGCTACCTCACGATTTGTGCCCTCACCAACCCCGGTCGCAATTTTCTTCGTGATGTGATAGATCTGACTCTCCGTGGACTCCTTTGAGCCTGCAATAGACGTGGTGGTTTCCACAGACACACGATAGGTATCTACCTCACGCTTGGTGAACCGCGTCGACTTTTGCATCTTCCCATCCTCACCGTAGATTTCCACGCTTATGCACTGCAGCCTTTGAAGAAACAATAAGCAGGTTCCCTGTAGCTCTTCTAGTTGCTCACGGATGATGGATCGAAGGTGCTCGATCTCCGTCGAACTCCCCTCGTTGTGGAGATGGAGTGTCGTGTGGGTCAAAGGCGTGGGTAGCTGTTCTGTGGGTTCTTTCCACACGGGGCGGACCATCCCGAGCCCCGGATCCGTCTTTCTGTGATGAAACTGGAAGGAGTAATTTCCAGATTGAATGTAGACAGTGGACGCCGCAATGAAGACGGACTTGAAGCCAATGCCTTTGTTGCCAATATATCCAGACCCAGAAGCAGTCTTGGTGCTTTTGCCCACAGCGCATATAGCCTCCAAGTCTTTCTCATTGAATCCGTCTTCGTTGCAGTCGATGACAACGTAGTCCTGAAACATCTTGAACGAGACAAAGCGAGGCGCATTTTGTGCCTCTGCAATCTTGAACTTGTTGTCGTCTGCATTTTGGAGCAATTCGAATACAAAACGAGCACCGCTCCCATAAATTTGCTTTGCTAGCCTGTAGAAGTTAGACGATAGGTGTCATTGCCCGGTGGAAGTGCAAGTGGAGGCCCACGTTTTGATCGACTTCGATGCTGCAGTTTCTAGCGTGAGCCAGGCTTCGTCAATGCTCTGACGGTATTGAGGGTTCCAATTGGCAATGTCATCCATCATCTTCTTGTCCAGCATGCCGTATAATGCAGTAAGGCGCTGCACGATGGCCTTTGCTTCTTCTaccgtcgccatggtgcATCAAGGTATAGCCGAGGGACCAGTGGACGCTTGATTGCAGCAGAAGGGCAGTTGTCGTGTACCGAAATATTGAATGGCATGAAAtgcgcggacgaggcggcgacacgATTCAACTTGCAAGTTCATCAAACGGCTTCTCCTGGTAGCGTGTTGGAATTAGATGAAGATGAGAACTTCCACCGGGTGGAGGCTTCTCTTTTCTTCCCCTTTTACTTCCCCGATCTCATCCCTAAAAATATTACAAGAAATGTGCATATGCACACTAATGCTGGCGGCTTACTCTTCGGCGAGAGATGTAAAAGATTGGTCACTTCGGGTCGCGTTGGCCCGTCGTTGTGCACGTTGGCTGCAAGGTATTAATAGTGAGTCGGTTCTGCCACATGATTTTCAGCGGCACAGACCTCATTCCGGCGTTCGCAGCAAGAGACGGCCAGGTTCAAGCAGACGGCATGGCAGCTGTTCTTAACGGGGGATCGAGAACCAACCTGTTGACAAGCTGCGATCTGACAGCGCCCCGAGGCGCCTCACGCTCTCTGCTGATGAGCCAGCCGTCAGAGAGCAGTGCGCCGGCCAGACTTGGACCTTTGTCGCATTGGACCGTCCCTGCAGTAGCATATCCTTCCTGGCAGGTCATAAAAttggcgacggacgggatGTTGGGTTGTAATGTGATTGACGCAGGCGTcaccggccgcctccccggCTTGGGGGCCAGAAGGCGCCAGTCGCCACTGGCAAGACAGTGGAGTCAGCTAACGCAGCCCATTGGAAGCCTCATCagtcggcatcgccagccCCGTGGAGCGCTGCAGGCgagccgcccaccccccgGTAGCCGTTCCTCCGCCCCGCCGATTTTCCCCCACAACCGAAGGATGGGGGAGCAACGTACTCCCCACACCACCATCCCGATCCATATCCGAGGCACGACGCCCCTCCAAACCCCCCTTCGCCGCGTCTggtctcgtcgtctccccgTCGGTGCCATCTCATCTCACCTCACCCTTCACTTTCGGAAGGGTTTGGCGGTTTCCGCGTCGAATTCAAGATGGTAGCTCCCATCCGGGCCGTTCCCAACGTGAgtcttgtcgccgccggttcCTTTgccccccctcttctcttCAGATGTGCGCCATCTAACACCACCCACAGGCTGCCAAGCGGGCCACCAGCCTCCTCCGCACAATCCAGTACACGCACCCGCCGTCATGTCCCTGCCATTCCAACCCGGGATACCATCAGGCGCAGCCCAGCATCGTGCCGCGAGCCCGGGACTTTGCTCATCGGCGTTACGCCACGCCCACCGCCAACAATGAGACGCTCAAGGAGTACGCCTTCGAgatggccgcctcgtcgattCGCTTCGGCCCGGGAGTCACCCAGGAGGTCGGCATGGATCTCAAGAACATGGGCTCCCGCAAGGTGGCCGTCGTGACCGACCCCAccgtcgacaagctcgacgccatgcGCCAGGTTCGCGAGGCCCTCACCCGCGAGGGTATCAACTTTGAGGTCTTCTCCAACGTGAGGGTGGAGCCCAAGGACAGCTCGTACGTTACTTGGCTCTCAATCTTGGTACAAATGTGCGGCGTGATCTCGCAGCTGACGAGTCGCTTTCCTGCAGCATCAAGGACGCCATTGCCTGGGCTCGTCCGCGAGAGCCGGATGCCTTCCTCGCGGTCGGCGGAGGCTCCGTCATGGACACGGCCAAGCTAATGAACCTGTACACCGCGTACCCGGACGCCGACTTCCTCGACTTCGTCAACGCGCcgctcggcaagggccgccCCGTCGACAAGCCGCTGAAGCCGCTCATCGCCgtgcccaccaccgccggcaccggcagcgaAACTACCGGCACCGCTATTTTCGACCTCGTCTCCAAGCGCGCCAAGACGGGCGTCGCCCACCGCAACCTCAAACCCACGCTCGGCATCTGTGACCCCATCAACACGCGCACCATGcctgccgccgtcaaggccgcttCCGGACTCGACGTCCTGTGCCATTCACTTGAGTCGTGGACAGCCATTCCGTAC from Purpureocillium takamizusanense chromosome 3, complete sequence includes:
- a CDS encoding uncharacterized protein (COG:U~EggNog:ENOG503NWGN), with protein sequence MDRANGPGAAATRAERFEDEKRRIIDSCFNKKDSDGSLLETYITHIRITEYSSHPTTPPPPQARTPDSEKPRVIIVAVRKSGRVRMHKSKENPTGTFSIGKSWNLDDLSQIESYTGPQVTPNNRQWGGDTGFLVTLGKPYYWQAQTDKEKKFFIASLIKIYGKYTGGKIPELSGFDQRELDQVLGAGRRPAAAAPRPPPLEQPLGQPTAPPTAPVPPVPSALSTPEQPRFQKPPIVRPPLNGSNSPAASFDSTRSGERPPAPRWTAQNNRSQDSFANRSDDTSSIPPRSRNGMAGPGAFARFGESREPSEPPAGTRTPPQPQTDEKPPPERRRPPMDPSRPQDRDLVPPPLMSPANKRDPVAPPPRSTDRMSPRKGSAPGQERGPPTLPSAFKERDIPPPAMAPLDTTMKSESPMPGLSVGGTAAASIATISQPTTPTASTPTATDVPPVPDIPEEEARPGLGPMIKAKRSKGDIAGALWKAANAANAFRPRPGGAGDRLRQAQSKTAMEGPDGITGVVPAPPRPVSKDQKSEAPEASKPAEGDSPIPEVKITPSASNQLTKKASTETAATPAKKEEPRKAEPSGRSVVAGNDAKYMQSLGIDPTFLDGRSEEFGKWLDYFGWVPGDRMRAQSMEEMKADLERELNKAQAGGWLARFQEEDERVGAIKRGIDVGIAECEEMDNLLTLYSVELSTLSDDIAYIEAQGQGLQVQTANQKLLKKELESLLETCAITSSDLEALRLAPLEDVRGLEEVETALVTLFKAMSKMDPSIGTNDATPPAGTALDSDRALGLNSDYGQMRIVQEKKDMYLQENAFFMRRLLEVMARQFDEAYTETKRSLEGALAKKVDPSNYDAGRDLLWKYSPLMLYARDADLDNWNRLVQIYQDKSHPVYKSQFQNVVAIWRKNARKMTGEDAELLFSSQVEKQQEGVATAARKLTVKRSQTLARALRSPLADGGNRAQAAEKGGSDSRSFPYEVFAGVLDDLLPLVEIEQNFVTDFFHASTLEQVDFPDAVAASPPRNRRGGDLKRHRLMEPDRELARRVTRSMEVIFAFLESELQRLMEWVIGQDPLQGIGVLAVLEKKMSEMAQSNQDYLNALLQRLHSLLEGRFHKFVDEQIRAIEETKVKINKRKGVISFIRVFPAFMAAVENMLVGIDTNLALRRTIDREYDRILKSMFDSLMVIAREHPAAGVASGAADPEDKEALNFHILLIENMNHFIEETDTRGLEVLEDWKEQASREYHEHMGLYLNAIMRRPLGKLLDHLENIEAQIQTGKSPAAIAGQPSNSKLIFNKILSYYDSKEVRKGIEALRKRVEKHFGDADDPALSRGLVQNVTRECETFYNGVESRIGRVTTDVYGGEVAFEWPRADVKAAFR
- a CDS encoding D-stereospecific aminopeptidase (COG:E~COG:Q~EggNog:ENOG503NU2W~MEROPS:MER0013629); this encodes MSQPAKAGRARIRHVIPKLYLGKWSPGRLNSITDVPGVLVHTQSIEPDANVHTGVTTILPRRNWHEYSSFAGVFRFNGCGEMTGSHWLNETGLLASPIIITATSSVGEGYRGVTEYCYRYHRNEQGDMDLFMFPLVAETFDGYLSDPAAFAVTPEHVMQGIKSATADRVPEGNTGGGTGMICHRWKGGTGSSSRIVKGFDVDGKVVDYTVGVLVQANYGSQDTLRIGGVPIGKILQDEGIAPSAAEQPAGGSGSSSSSKEPRKDGSIIIVVATDAPLIPIQLQRLATRATVGLGKVGGYGSNTSGDIFLAFSTGNKVPSQELSMSNGPGLNPYQPLARAVQMTDNDTINGLFEAAADATEEAIYNSLAMAESMTGFKGRHVEALDLAKVKEIVEKRL